The window CGACTTCCACCACGCGACTCCGATCTACGAGGAGCTCGACGGCTGGTGGGAGGACATCACCAAGGCGAGGACCGAGGACGAACTCCCGGAGAACGCCCGCCGCTACGTCGCCCGCATCGAGGAACTCTGCGGCACCAGGGTGAGCGTCGTGGGCGTGGGCCCGGGCCGCGAGGAAAACGTCCTCCGCCACCCCCTCCTCCCCTAACCCCAACCCCCAACCCCTCACCCGCCCCCCACCCCGTTGATCATGAAGTTGTTGTCTTCGGCACCGGCGTGTCGCACCAATAACTTCATGATCAACGGGGCTGTAGGGGCGGGCGGAGGCTGGGTGAGGGCCGGGTGGGGCGGGTGAGGCCGTGGGGGTTGTCCACAGGGAGCGGGTGGGTTATCCACAGGGGGTTTCGTCGGTCTTCGGCTGGCGGGACAGTCGTTCGGTGTGGAGACGAGTCCGCTGGCGGTCGTACGGTTGATGGCTGGTGCGCGCGACGGCATCGTGACGTTGGCGCAGGCGCGTGCGGCCGGGCTCTCGGTGCACGAGGTACATCGGCTCTGTCGATCCGGTCGCTGGCGTGCGGTGATCCGTGGTGGCTACCTCGTCGATGCCGACCGCTATGACGGCATCCCGCGACGGGCGCGGATCAGGGCGGCTGTCGCATCCTTCGGTACGCGTGCCGCCGCCGTCCTGACAACGGCCGCCGAGCTGCACGGCATCGCGGGCCCCCGGGCGACTGAGGTGATCCACCTGTCGATGCCTGGTCCGGTCGCGAAGCCCGCCCGACTGGCCAGTCCCGACGTGGTGGTGCACCAGTTGACGGTCGCGCCGGGGCAACTGGTCCGGGTCGACGGCATCCCCGTCACCTCACCGTTGCGGACCGTCGCCGACCTGGTCCTCCGGGAAGACCGCTACGCGGCGGTCTGCGTGCTGGACTCCGCGCTGAACCGTGGGCTCGTCACCGACGATGATCTGCTCGCCGTACCGCGGATGATCAGACGCCGGCGCGGCGCGGTGGCGGCGCGCTCCCGCCTGGCGGAGGCGGACGGTCGGGCGCAGTCCCCGCTGGAGACCCGGACGAGGTTGCGTTGCGTCGACGGCCGGGTGTCACCGGACGCCCTCCAGCTCGAGGTGCGCGACGACGACGGGTACCTGCTCGGGATCGGGGATCTCGGGTGGCGGGGCCCGAGGGTGATCGCCGAAGCCGACGGACGGGGCCCGCACGGCACCCCCGAGGCCGTCCACGCCGACCGCCGCCGGCAGAACCGTCTGGTCAACGCCGGCTGGACGGTGCTGCGCTTCACCTGGGCCGACACCCTGGACCCCGCCTACATCCCCCACACCGTCCGCCAGGCCATCGCCGCCGCCCGGCTCCGTTGATCATGAAGTTGTTGCCGTCCGCGTCGGCGTGTCGCGACAACAACTTCATGATCAACGGGGTGGGGGGGTGGGGGTCAGTAGGATGCCGGTGTGCGGGTTCTTCTTCTTGGTGGTGGGGGGCGGGAGCATGCGCTCGCGCTCGGGTTGGCTGCGGATCCGGCCGTCGAGCAGTTGATCGCGGCGCCCGGTAATCCCGGGATCGCCTCGGTCGCCTCGGTGCGGGCCGTCGATCCGTGCGATCCGGCGGGCGTTGCCGCGCTGGCGGTGGAGACCGGGGCCGACCTGGTGGTGATCGGGCCGGAGGCGCCGCTGGTGGCCGGTGTCGCCGACGCCGTACGCGCCAAGGGGATCGCCGCGTTCGGGCCGTCCGCCGAGGCGGCCCGGCTGGAGGGCTCGAAGACGTTCGCCAAGGACGTCATGACTGCCGCAGGCGTACCGACCGCCCGCGCGTACACCTGCACGGACGCGGAGAGCACCGGCAGGGCGCTGGACGAGTTCGGCGCGCCGTACGTGGTGAAGAACGACGGGCTCGCCGCCGGCAAGGGCGTCGTGGTGACCGACGACCGCGCCGCCGCGCTGCGGCACGCCGAGGAGTGCGGCCGGGTCGTCGTCGAGGAATACCTGTCCGGCCCGGAGGTCTCCCTCTTCGTGGTCACCGACGGCGAGGCGGCGGTGCCGCTGCTGCCGGCGCAGGACTTCAAGCGGGTCGGCGACGGCGACACCGGCCCGAACACCGGCGGCATGGGGGCGTACGCGCCGCTGCCCTGGGCGCCGTCCGGACTTGTCGACGAGGTCATGCGCGACGTCGTGCACCCGACCCTGGCGGAGATGGCCCGGCGGGGCACCCCGTTCGCGGGGCTGCTCTACGTCGGGCTGGCGATCACCGCCGAGGGCCCCCGGGTGATCGAGTTCAACGCCCGCTTCGGTGACCCGGAGACGCAGGTGGTGCTGGCGCTGCTGGAGACCCCGCTGGCCGGGCTGCTGCACGCCGCCGCGACCTGCACGCTGGCCGGGCACCCGCCGCTGCGCTGGCGCGACGGTGCCGGCGTCACGGTCGTGGTGGCCGCCGAGGGCTACCCGGCCGCCCCGCGCACCGGCGACGTGATCACCGGGGGCGAGGGGCCGGGGATCATCCACGCCGGCACCCGACGGGGCGCCGACGGGGCGCTGCTCTCCTCCGGCGGCCGGGTGCTCTGCGCCACCGCCACGGGCGCCGACCTGCCTGCCGCCCGGGACGCCGCGTACGCGCTGGTCGCCGGGGTGGAGCTGGCCGGCTCGCACCACCGCACCGACATCGCCTCCGCCGCCGTCGAGGGTCGGATCACGATTCCGGGCTGACCGGGCAACCCACACCCGCCTCGTCTCCGTCTGAGCGGTGCGGCGAGGAGGCGGCGGGATCGCCTGCCGACATCGAGGGCTACCGCGAGTACGTCGGGGCGCGGCTGGAACCGCTGCGCCCGGGCTGACGCTGCATCCCTGACCCGGGGCCGTCACCCCCGCACGGGCGCGTCCCGGTGCGTGGCGGGCGTCCACAGTCCCTCGACCCGGACGCGCCCCTGTACGCGGGGCGTGTCCCGGCGCGTTGCGGAGGCGTACTGGCCGTTGAGGGGCACGAGCTCCTCCGCCCGGTCGCCCGGGCTGCCGGGCGGGGCGGGCGGGTAGCGAGGTGGATCGTCCAGCGCCCGCAGCACCGGCAGCGGCGCGGCGACCAGTACCGCCAGCAGCAGCGCCCCGGCCAGCGCCAGGAACGCGGGGCGTAGCCCGATCCGTTCCACCAGCGGCCCGGCGAGCAGGTAACCGGCCGGGCCGGCCGCGTACGCGAACGAGGTCATCACCCCGACCACCCGGCCGCGCAGGCGTTCCGGGGTGCGGGTCTGCATGGCGTAGTTGGACAGCGGGTTGACCGGCCCGTACGCGAGCCCGATCCCGGCGGCGAAGCCGATCATGGCCGGGAACGGGGGCAGGGTGGCCAGGCCGACCAGCGACACCCCGATGACCAGCAGGGAGGCCACCAGCAGGGTGCGGCGACGGACCCGCCGCCCCGCCGCGCTGGAGGCGAGCGCTCCGATCACGCCCGCGGCGCTCATCGCCATCAGGATCGCGCCGAGCCGGGCGGGCTCTCCCTGGGCCACGAACCACGCCGGCAGCAGCACGCCCTCGACAGGCAGGTAGAGCGCGGCCAGCACCATCGTGAGCAGGGCGATGGTACGCAGCAGCTTGTCCCGCCAGACGAACCGCAGCCCCTCGGCGGTGCCCTGCCACAGGCCCTCCGGGGGGCGTTCGGGGCGGCCGGCCCCGGGCAGCCGGACGGCGGCGATCATCACGACGGCCAGCGCGAACCCGGCGGCGGTGACCCAGAGCGTCGGGCCGGGGCCGATCGCGGCGATGAGGATGCCGCCGACGCCGGGCCCGATCAGGAAGGCGAGCCCCCAGACCGCCTCGTGCACCCCGTTGGCCCGTTCGATCCGCCAGCGGGCGGCCTGTGCGGCGGCCGGCAGCAGCGTCTCCCGGGCGGTCAGCCCGGCCGGATCGAACACCGCGCCGAGCACGGCCAGCGCCACGATCCAGCCGAGGTTCAGCCCGAGCAGGGCGTCGACCACGGGGATCGCGGCGACCGAGGCGGCGGAGAGCGTGTCGGAGACCAGCGCCGTACGCCGCCGGCCGAGCAGGTCCACGATGGTGCCGGAGACGAGGCCGGACAGCAGCATCGGCAGCGCGGCGGCCGCCGCGACCACGCCGGCCGCGGTGGCGCTGCCGGTACGTTCCAGCACCAGCCAGGGCAGGGCGATGTTGGCCACCCCGTTGCCGGTGTTGGAGAGCAGGGTCGCCGCTTCGACCAGCAGCAGCGGTGCCATCCGTGGTCCCGGCTGGCGGTGACGGGGATGGTGGCGGTGACGGGCACGGCGGCGTGGTCCGGAGCCGATCATGGTGCCGTCAGCCTAGGGGCGGCCGGGCATCCGGGCAGTAACGGGCGGGGAACGGTCAGCCGTAGTAGCGGCGCAGCTCGCGGGCCAGCACCTTGCCCGTGGCGTTGCGGGGCAGGTACTTCACGAAGACCACGTCCCGGGGTACGGAGAACCGGGCCAGGTAGTGCCGGACGTATTCGCGGACCGCCTCCGGGTCGAGCGTCTCGCCGGGGTGCAGGGCGAGGAACGCGGCGAGACGCTGGCCGTACTCCTGGTCCGGTACGCCGATCACGGCGGCCTCGCGTACCTGCGGCAGCCGGGCGATCAGGTCCTCCACCTCGGCCGGGAAGACGTTCTCCCCGCCGGAGACGATCATGTCGTCGGCCCGGCCGTCGACGAAGAGCAGCCCGTCGGCGTCGAGCCGCCCCAGGTCGCCGGTGTCGAGCAGGCCGTCGCGGTGCTCCCGGACGGCCCCGGAGGTGTAGCCCTCGAAGAGCATCTCGTTGCCGACGAAGATCCGGCCGACCTGCCCGGCCGGCACCGGCTCGCCGGCCGCGTCGAGGATCTCCAGCCGGGTGCCGTGCGGCGGGCGGCCGGCGGTGGTCGGAGCCGCACGCAGGTCGGCGGGGCCGGCGATGGACGCCCACGAGACCTCGGTGGAGCCGTAGAGGTTGTGCAGCACGTCGCCGTAGACGTCCATGAACCGCAGGGCGAGGCCGCCCGGCAGCGCGGAACCGCTGGCCGCGACCACCTTCAGCGGGGGACGGGGGTCCGGCGGCGGCACCTCCAGCAGCCGTTGCAGCATCACCGGCACGGCGAAGAGCGCGTCGCAGCGCTGCGCCACGAGGGCGGCCAGCGTGGCGGCCGGGTCGAACCGGCGGTGCAGCACGACCGTGGCCCGCAGGGCGAAGCAGACCTGGAGGGCCGCGTACCCCCAGGTGTGGAAGAGCGGCGCGGCGATCATGACGGTGTCCCGGGCGTGCAGCGGGATCCGGTCGATGATGGAGACCAGCGGGCCGAACCCGTTCGGGGTGGGGCGCCGGGCGCCCTTGGGGACGCCGGTGGTGCCGGAGGTGAGCACGATGATCCGGCCGTCGCGCTCGGGGGGACGCAGCTCGCCGGGGACCGCGCCGACGACGAGCGCCTCCCGGGCGCGCTCGTCGAGCCGCTGCACCTCGGCGGGGAGGTTGGCGACCCGGTCGGCGAACTCGGCGTCGTGCGCCAGCACCCGCAGCCGCTGCTCCTGCGCGACGGTGGCGAGCTGCCCGGCGGAGAGCCCGGTGTTGACCAGCACCGCGTCCCCGCCGAGCAGGGTGGCGGCCACGATCGTCTCGACCAGGCCGTGGTGGTTGCGGCAGAGCACGCCGACCCGGTCCCCGGGGCGCACCCCGAGCGCCGTCCGCATTCCCCGGGCCAGCTGCTCCGACCGGTCGAGCAGTTCGGCGTACGTCAGGCCGGTGCCCTGCTCGTCGACGACGGCCGCCCGGTCGGGGTCGCGGGCGGCGGCCTGGCGCAGCTCGCCGGCGATGTTCCAGCCCCACCTGCGCAGCGCCTGGAGCTGCGAGGCGACGCGGATCGGTCGGCCGGGGGCGAGCAGCCCGCGTCGGGTCAGGGTGGCGACGACGAACGGCAGGTCCATGACGCGGCCTCCTCGTGCGGTGCGCGTGGGGCCCCCGGGTCGGGGACCCCACGCGGGCGATCTGGAGATCGAGCGCGCAGCGGTACGGGCGCGGCGGACGTCCGGGCCTGGTGCGGCCCCCTGGACGGCGCCGGCGCCGGCGGTCGGTCAGCGGATCTGGACGCCGGAGATGGCCCGGGAGATGACCAGCCGCTGGATCTCGGAGGTGCCCTCGAAGATGGTGTAGATCTTGGCGTCCCGGTACCAGCGCTCGACCGGGTGGTCCCGCAGGAAGCCGGCCCCGCCGAGCAGTTGCACGGCCCTGTCGGTGACGGAGACGGCCACCTCACCGGCCTTCAGCTTGGACATCGAGCCCTCGCCGGCCGTGAAGGGCCGGTTGTTGCGGCCCATCCAGGAGGCCCGCCAGACCAGCAGCCGGGCGGCGTCGATCTCCATCTTCATGTCGGCCAGCGCGAACGCGACCGCCTGGTTCTCGATGATCGGGCGGCCGAACTGGACCCGCTCCTTCGCGTAGTCCAGGGCGTACTCGTAGGCGGCCCGGGCCACGCCCAGCGCCTGCGCGCCGACGGTGGGTCGGGAGAGCTCGAAGGTGCGCATCGCGGCCTGGCCCGAGACGCGCTTGCCGGAGCGGGCCCGGTCGAGTCGTTCGAGCAGGGCCTCCCGGCCGCCGAGCAGGCAGCGCCCCGGCACGCGTACGTCGTCGAGGAAGACGTCGGCGGTGTGCGACGCGCGCAGGCCCAGCTTGCGTAGCTTGCGGGTCGCGGCCAGGCCGGCGGTGCCCGGCGGTACGACGAACGCCGCCTGCCCGCGGGAGCCGAGCGTCGGGTCGACCGAGGCGGTGACCACGTGCACCCCGGCGATTCCGCCGTTCGTGGCGTACGCCTTCTGCCCGCTGAGCACCCACTCGTCGCTCGCCTCGTCGTAGACGGCCCGGGTGCGCATCGCGCCGACGTCGGAGCCGGCCTCGGGCTCGGTGGTGCAGAACGCGGCGACGGCCGGCTCGTCGACGGTGCCGAAGCACTGCGGCACCCATTCGACCATCTGGTCGGGGGTGCCGGCGCCGTAGATCGCGGCCACCGCGAGGGAGGTGCCGAAGATGCCCAGCCCGATGCCGGCGTCACCCCAGAAGAGTTCCTCGCTGGCGATCGGGAGGGAGAGGCCGGTGGGGTCGGCCCAGCAGGTGGCGAG is drawn from Micromonospora sp. NBC_01740 and contains these coding sequences:
- the purD gene encoding phosphoribosylamine--glycine ligase, producing the protein MRVLLLGGGGREHALALGLAADPAVEQLIAAPGNPGIASVASVRAVDPCDPAGVAALAVETGADLVVIGPEAPLVAGVADAVRAKGIAAFGPSAEAARLEGSKTFAKDVMTAAGVPTARAYTCTDAESTGRALDEFGAPYVVKNDGLAAGKGVVVTDDRAAALRHAEECGRVVVEEYLSGPEVSLFVVTDGEAAVPLLPAQDFKRVGDGDTGPNTGGMGAYAPLPWAPSGLVDEVMRDVVHPTLAEMARRGTPFAGLLYVGLAITAEGPRVIEFNARFGDPETQVVLALLETPLAGLLHAAATCTLAGHPPLRWRDGAGVTVVVAAEGYPAAPRTGDVITGGEGPGIIHAGTRRGADGALLSSGGRVLCATATGADLPAARDAAYALVAGVELAGSHHRTDIASAAVEGRITIPG
- a CDS encoding MFS transporter — protein: MAPLLLVEAATLLSNTGNGVANIALPWLVLERTGSATAAGVVAAAAALPMLLSGLVSGTIVDLLGRRRTALVSDTLSAASVAAIPVVDALLGLNLGWIVALAVLGAVFDPAGLTARETLLPAAAQAARWRIERANGVHEAVWGLAFLIGPGVGGILIAAIGPGPTLWVTAAGFALAVVMIAAVRLPGAGRPERPPEGLWQGTAEGLRFVWRDKLLRTIALLTMVLAALYLPVEGVLLPAWFVAQGEPARLGAILMAMSAAGVIGALASSAAGRRVRRRTLLVASLLVIGVSLVGLATLPPFPAMIGFAAGIGLAYGPVNPLSNYAMQTRTPERLRGRVVGVMTSFAYAAGPAGYLLAGPLVERIGLRPAFLALAGALLLAVLVAAPLPVLRALDDPPRYPPAPPGSPGDRAEELVPLNGQYASATRRDTPRVQGRVRVEGLWTPATHRDAPVRG
- a CDS encoding AMP-binding protein, translating into MDLPFVVATLTRRGLLAPGRPIRVASQLQALRRWGWNIAGELRQAAARDPDRAAVVDEQGTGLTYAELLDRSEQLARGMRTALGVRPGDRVGVLCRNHHGLVETIVAATLLGGDAVLVNTGLSAGQLATVAQEQRLRVLAHDAEFADRVANLPAEVQRLDERAREALVVGAVPGELRPPERDGRIIVLTSGTTGVPKGARRPTPNGFGPLVSIIDRIPLHARDTVMIAAPLFHTWGYAALQVCFALRATVVLHRRFDPAATLAALVAQRCDALFAVPVMLQRLLEVPPPDPRPPLKVVAASGSALPGGLALRFMDVYGDVLHNLYGSTEVSWASIAGPADLRAAPTTAGRPPHGTRLEILDAAGEPVPAGQVGRIFVGNEMLFEGYTSGAVREHRDGLLDTGDLGRLDADGLLFVDGRADDMIVSGGENVFPAEVEDLIARLPQVREAAVIGVPDQEYGQRLAAFLALHPGETLDPEAVREYVRHYLARFSVPRDVVFVKYLPRNATGKVLARELRRYYG
- a CDS encoding acyl-CoA dehydrogenase family protein, with amino-acid sequence MAEFSLDLNEEQRDLRDWVHGFAAEVVRPAAAEWDAREETPWPIIQEAAKVGLYGFEFLATCWADPTGLSLPIASEELFWGDAGIGLGIFGTSLAVAAIYGAGTPDQMVEWVPQCFGTVDEPAVAAFCTTEPEAGSDVGAMRTRAVYDEASDEWVLSGQKAYATNGGIAGVHVVTASVDPTLGSRGQAAFVVPPGTAGLAATRKLRKLGLRASHTADVFLDDVRVPGRCLLGGREALLERLDRARSGKRVSGQAAMRTFELSRPTVGAQALGVARAAYEYALDYAKERVQFGRPIIENQAVAFALADMKMEIDAARLLVWRASWMGRNNRPFTAGEGSMSKLKAGEVAVSVTDRAVQLLGGAGFLRDHPVERWYRDAKIYTIFEGTSEIQRLVISRAISGVQIR
- a CDS encoding endonuclease domain-containing protein yields the protein MPGPVAKPARLASPDVVVHQLTVAPGQLVRVDGIPVTSPLRTVADLVLREDRYAAVCVLDSALNRGLVTDDDLLAVPRMIRRRRGAVAARSRLAEADGRAQSPLETRTRLRCVDGRVSPDALQLEVRDDDGYLLGIGDLGWRGPRVIAEADGRGPHGTPEAVHADRRRQNRLVNAGWTVLRFTWADTLDPAYIPHTVRQAIAAARLR